Within the Ensifer canadensis genome, the region TCGAAATGCGTATGGCTGGCAACGGCGGTCAGTTTGCGCTCGGTGACCAGCGGCACCCACGCGCGCAACGACACCACGCCCATGCCGCTATCAACAAGCATGTCACGGTCGCGCCCGCGCACGTGCCACATGTTGCAGCGGTAGAACTCCTGGATAAAGGGTTCGCAGATGTAGGTGACATCGTCGTCGAGACGCTTCGCCGCATACCAGTCTTTCGGAGCAATTCGCCGCATCTTGCTACAGGGTTCCGCTTGCCGCCGGCAAGGCTACGACGTCGGCAGCCCGCACCGCAAGGGGGACGATCTCGCCGTCGCGCACGTCGGAGGATTGCGGCAGATGCGCCACCAACGCATCGCCGTCGGTTGCGCAAGGCTTGAGGTGGCAACGGTAGTGCGTACCGAAGAAGGCGCTGCCGGCGACCCGCGCATCGCCGAGCGCGAACATCGGACCGTCCGATTTGTCGTTCCCGCGAAAATGCTCCGGCCGAATGGTGAGCGTGATCGCGTCGCCGGCCCTGGGCGCTCTCGCAGTAAAATTGGCGGCGGGAAGCGCCAAGTTGCCGAGCGAGGTTTCAACCTCGGCCGACGAAGCGTCGGCGGCCTTGATCCGGCCGGGAACAAAATTGACCTCGCCCATGAAGCCCGCCGAAAACAGCGATCGTGGCCGCATATAGATCTGCGATGGCGGACCGAAATCCTCGATTCGCCCCTGGTTCATGACGACGATCCGGTCGGCGATCGCCATCGCCTCTTCCTGGTCGTGGGTCACATGCACGAAGGTGGTGCCGACCCGCTTCTGGATCGCCTTCAGCTCATCCTGCATCTGGCGGCGAAGCTTCAGGTCCAGAGCGCCCAAGGGTTCGTCAAGCAGCAGCACTTCGGGATCGACGGCAAGCGCGCGGGCAAGTGCAACGCGCTGACGCTGGCCGCCGGAAAGCTCGTGCGGCCGTTTGCCGGCGGACGCCTTGAGACCGACGAGGTCGAGGAAGCCGAGCGCCTTTTCGTCCCGCTCGGCCTTGCCGAGACCGCGCATCCGGAGCCCGAAGCCGACATTGTCGACGAGCCGCATATGCGGGAAGAGCGCATAGTCCTGAAACATCGTCGTGGTCGGGCGTTTGGCCGGCGTGACGAAGGTCATGTCGCGATCGCCGATGACGACGCGCCCGGAGCTTGGCGACAGGAACCCGCCGAGAATGGAAAGAAGCGTGGTCTTGCCGCAGCCCGAGGGCCCAAGCAGCACGATGAACTCCCCTGCCCGGATGTCGAGCGAGACCCTGTCCAGCGCCGTGAAGTGGCCGAACGTCTTGCTGACGTTTTCGATCGAGACGGGAGCGGTCATTGTTTCTTCGTCCTTCCGAACAGGGAAAACTCGAGGATCAGCAGCAGCGCCACCGAGGCGAGAAAGACCAGCGAGCCGATCGCATTGGTCTTGGGATTGAGGCCAGAGCGCAGCATGCTCCAGATCTCGACGGGCAGGGTCACGTCGAAACGCGACAGCAGGAAGGCGATGATGAACTCGTCCCAGCTGAAGGTCACCGACAGGAAGAAGGCAGCCAGGATCGAAGGCATCAGCATCGGCGCGGTCACCAGCGCCATGACCTTGAAATCATTGGCGCCAAGATCGCGCGCCGCCCGCTCGATGTTGATCTGGTGGTCACCCATCGCGGCATAGATGATCGCAAAGCAGAGCGGCAGGTTGATCACCACGTGACCGATGCCGACCGTCAACAACGAGAGCGGCATGTGCAGCGCATTGAGAAGCGCCAGCAGTCCGAGCGCGATGATCAGATAGCTGACCGTCATCGGCGCGATCAGCAGGCCCCTTTGCAAGGCCGAGCCCGGCAGCCTGTAGCGCGCCAGCGAATAGGCGGCGAGAAAGCCGAGCACGCAGGAGACCAAGGACGAGGAGATGGCGACCAGCATCGAATTGCCGAGTGCTGCCATCAGCTTGCGGTCGACGAAAACAGCCTCGTACCATTGGGTGGAAAAGCCGTTGAACGGCGGCACCGGCAGGCGCCCGTCCTGGAAGGAAAACAGCACGAGCACCGCGACCGGAAGGAAGATGAAGGCGTAGACGAGAGCGAGATAGGCCCAGGACACACCGCCAATGAAAATTCTGCGCAGCATCAGGCCCTCTCGATCTTCAGCCAACGGGCACACAGCACATAGGCGACGGTGACGGCCAGCATGAGGATGATCGACAGCGCCGCTGCCATCGGGAAATCGGCGCGCCGGCCGAGCTGCAGCATGATGATCTGCGGCAGCACCAGCTCGTTGTTGCCGCCGAGGATCTGCGGCGTGACATAGTCGCCAATGCAGAGCACGAAGGTGAGAAATGCGCCGGTCATGATGCCGGGCAAAGTCAACGGCAGCACCACATGCCAGAAGGTCTGGAAGGCGTTGGCGCCAAGGTCGGCGGCCGCGCGGCGATAGTTCGGCGAGAGCTGGATCAGGTTCGAATAGATTGTCAGCGTCAAAAGCATGACGAAGAAGTGGACGAAACCGATCACCGTCGCCGTGCGCGTGCTGGCGATCGCGAGCGGCTCGGAGATCAGCCCGACGCCCGTCAGTATCTGATTGATGACGCCGTTTTTCGACAGCACGAGCAACCATGAGTAAGAGCGGACGACATAGGAGGTCCAGAACGGCAGGATCGCCAGGATCAGCGCCATGCGCTGAAACCGTTTCGGCACGCGCTCGGCAATGATCCAGGCGAGCGGGTAGGCAAGCAGCACCGAAAGGACCGTGACGATAACCGTGATTTCGAGCGAATTGACCAGGCCCTGCAACAGCGCGTTCTCGGAGAAGAAGCGCAGATAGTTGTCGAGATTCCAGACGCGGACGATCTCCCGTCCCTCGCGCTTCCAGAGGCTCATCGCCGCCATGAACAGGAAAGGCACAACGAAGAAGGCGAATGTCCACAAAAGTGCCGGCGCAGCAAAACCCCAGGCTTTCCGGCGGTCGGCATCTTCGAGAGTTGTCGCGGTCATGAAAGCTCCAGATCTGAGCGCCCACCAGACAAGGATGGTGGCCGCAGTTCACCGTCCCACCGGACGGTGGGGCGGCGATCGGCTGCAGGATTGGCGAACGCCGTTCGGGGCGTTACTGCTGCAGCATTTCCGTCCAGGCATCCTGGAACTGCTGATCCAGTTCGGTGGACGGGATCGGATAGAGCTGCGTCTTCTTCAGGTATTCGGCCTGCTCGTTGAACCGCAGCGCCGCCTTCTGCTGGTCTGTCAGGTGCTCGCCGGCCTTGCTGTTTGCCGGCATCGCCCAGTAGCAGGAGGATGTCGCAAGCCGTGCCTGGCCTTCGGGGCTGACGATGTACTGCACGAATTTCAGCGCCAGATCCTGCTTGGTCGAATCCTTCATCACGCCAATCGACTGCGCCCAGCGCACCGCCCCCTGCTCCGGGATCGTCCAGTCGAGATTGGGCTTGTCGGCCGACAGCACCGCGGTGATCCACTCGCCGCCACCGACCAGGATATCGACCTCGCCGGTTGCCAGCGCCGTCTGGGAGGACACGACATCGCTGACCTGCTTGGAAACCGCACGCATTGCCGCCAGCTTTTCCTTGATCGCCGGCATGTCCGCCTC harbors:
- a CDS encoding ABC transporter permease — protein: MLRRIFIGGVSWAYLALVYAFIFLPVAVLVLFSFQDGRLPVPPFNGFSTQWYEAVFVDRKLMAALGNSMLVAISSSLVSCVLGFLAAYSLARYRLPGSALQRGLLIAPMTVSYLIIALGLLALLNALHMPLSLLTVGIGHVVINLPLCFAIIYAAMGDHQINIERAARDLGANDFKVMALVTAPMLMPSILAAFFLSVTFSWDEFIIAFLLSRFDVTLPVEIWSMLRSGLNPKTNAIGSLVFLASVALLLILEFSLFGRTKKQ
- a CDS encoding ABC transporter permease, with the translated sequence MTATTLEDADRRKAWGFAAPALLWTFAFFVVPFLFMAAMSLWKREGREIVRVWNLDNYLRFFSENALLQGLVNSLEITVIVTVLSVLLAYPLAWIIAERVPKRFQRMALILAILPFWTSYVVRSYSWLLVLSKNGVINQILTGVGLISEPLAIASTRTATVIGFVHFFVMLLTLTIYSNLIQLSPNYRRAAADLGANAFQTFWHVVLPLTLPGIMTGAFLTFVLCIGDYVTPQILGGNNELVLPQIIMLQLGRRADFPMAAALSIILMLAVTVAYVLCARWLKIERA
- a CDS encoding ABC transporter ATP-binding protein, coding for MTAPVSIENVSKTFGHFTALDRVSLDIRAGEFIVLLGPSGCGKTTLLSILGGFLSPSSGRVVIGDRDMTFVTPAKRPTTTMFQDYALFPHMRLVDNVGFGLRMRGLGKAERDEKALGFLDLVGLKASAGKRPHELSGGQRQRVALARALAVDPEVLLLDEPLGALDLKLRRQMQDELKAIQKRVGTTFVHVTHDQEEAMAIADRIVVMNQGRIEDFGPPSQIYMRPRSLFSAGFMGEVNFVPGRIKAADASSAEVETSLGNLALPAANFTARAPRAGDAITLTIRPEHFRGNDKSDGPMFALGDARVAGSAFFGTHYRCHLKPCATDGDALVAHLPQSSDVRDGEIVPLAVRAADVVALPAASGTL